Proteins co-encoded in one Mycobacterium mantenii genomic window:
- a CDS encoding winged helix-turn-helix transcriptional regulator, whose product MTLLQGPLADRDAWSAVGECAIEKTMAVVGTKSAMLIMREAYYGTTRFDDFARRVGITKAATSARLSELVELGLLRRQPYREPGQRSRDEYVLTQAGIDFMPVVWALFEWGRHHLPGRNRLRLTHLGCGAEVSVEIRCAEGHLVPPDELGMRLAKKSG is encoded by the coding sequence ATGACACTGCTGCAAGGACCGCTGGCCGACCGCGACGCCTGGTCGGCGGTGGGCGAGTGTGCAATCGAGAAGACGATGGCGGTGGTCGGGACCAAATCCGCGATGCTGATCATGCGCGAGGCGTACTACGGCACCACTCGATTCGACGACTTCGCCCGCCGGGTGGGCATCACCAAGGCCGCCACCTCGGCGCGGCTGAGCGAACTGGTCGAGCTGGGACTGCTACGCCGCCAGCCCTATCGGGAGCCCGGGCAGCGCAGCCGAGACGAGTACGTGCTCACCCAGGCCGGCATCGATTTCATGCCGGTGGTGTGGGCGCTGTTCGAGTGGGGCCGCCATCATCTGCCGGGCCGCAACCGGCTGCGGCTGACCCACCTGGGCTGCGGCGCCGAGGTGAGCGTCGAAATCCGTTGTGCGGAAGGGCATCTGGTGCCCCCCGACGAGCTCGGCATGCGGCTGGCTAAGAAGTCTGGTTGA